One segment of Nocardioides sp. QY071 DNA contains the following:
- a CDS encoding chemotaxis protein CheW, protein MTTTTTLRTAEQYCTFWVAGLFFGVAVDEVQEVLRRQPMTPVPRADRAVTGLINLRGQIVTAVDLRVRLGLPDREGDELPMNVIVRSRGEVVSLLVDDIGDVIDTAGVDPHPVPSTMPRTVQDVVRGVRPLPESILLVLDADRAVDVAATPDTTGGTP, encoded by the coding sequence ATGACCACGACCACCACCCTGCGCACCGCCGAGCAGTACTGCACCTTCTGGGTCGCCGGCCTGTTCTTCGGCGTCGCCGTCGACGAGGTGCAGGAGGTGCTCCGGCGCCAGCCGATGACGCCGGTCCCGCGGGCCGATCGCGCCGTCACCGGCCTGATCAACCTGCGCGGCCAGATCGTCACTGCCGTCGACCTGCGGGTGCGGCTCGGGCTGCCCGACCGGGAGGGCGACGAGCTGCCCATGAACGTCATCGTCCGCAGCCGCGGCGAGGTGGTCAGCCTCCTCGTCGACGACATCGGCGACGTGATCGACACCGCCGGCGTCGACCCGCACCCGGTGCCGTCGACCATGCCGCGCACCGTCCAGGACGTCGTCCGCGGCGTCCGTCCCCTGCCCGAATCGATCCTGCTCGTCCTCGACGCCGACCGTGCGGTCGACGTCGCCGCCACGCCCGACACCACCGGAGGAACCCCATGA